TGAACCTGGGGTGGCCCGCACCAGCTGGAATTCGGGTAGGTTGCTTGAGGCGGTCGGTAACGATTCGTCCAGAGAGATGGTCATCGCCTTCGCAAGAAGGTACAAAACCCGGCTTACAACTGCCCCTATTTGAAGGCTTCCGCTAACAGCGGAAGCCTTCTCCAACTAGGGCGGGCTTCGCCCTCCCTAATACCCTCCTTTCCCTTCGCGGGCAACCGCTAACAGCAGAGGCCTTCTCCTTTTACAGACCGCTCGGCTTTATTACAAATATGAAAATGTGATATCGCCTCGCTCTCGCACTCACGCCTTGTTTATACAAGGCGCTTGTTGCTCACGGAATAATTTTATCTTATATTTACTTTATAACGTACGGGAAATATTTTGAATAAAGACAAAATAAACAAGTTGATTTTACGCATCGGTGTGGTGATCGGTGTGATTGCTGTACTCATGGGGATTGCCCTTACGGTTGCCGTCTGGAACGAGGGCTATTACGTGGGCGCCATGATGATGATCGTGACGGGTGCAATCAGTATTTTTCTTGGAATGAAGGAATTGCTGCAACCGAGCGACCATGTCTTCCACTGGTTGCCGCTGTTCTATAAGATTGTGCGACGTTCCTTTTTCTTCTTGAACGTGGTCTTGATTGGGCTTGTCATTCTGACGGTTGCCCCGATGCTTGAATAATTTGTGCGGTTAATGCACGCCGTCTTCGTTGGCGGATTTCTTCTCGCTATACCAAAGCTGGATTTTTTCACGGGCTTCTTCGCTGAAGGAGTCCTTGTCTTTTAGAATGGTTTCGGCCATCTGCAAGGTTTGCGCGATGAGTTCCTGGTCGGCAATCCAGTCAAACCAACGGAATACCCAGCTGCCGCTCTGCTCGTTACCTTCCAGGTTGCCGGCGCCGCGGGTCTGCAGGTCGAGTTCTGCAATCTCGAAGCCGTCATCGGTGTGGCTGAATTGCGTGAGGCGTTCCAGCGAATTGGTGGCAGCTTCGCCATCGGGCAACATCAAGAAACACCAGGCCTGCTGATCTCCGCGACCGACTCGTCCGCGCAACTGGTGCAGCTGTGCTAAGCCAAAACGGTCGGGCTGGTCGATGGCCATGATGTTTGCTTCGGGCACATTCACGCCGACTTCGATTACCGTCGTTGCCACAAGAATATGGACTTCTCCGGCGGCGAATCGCTTTAAAATGCCGTCGCGCTGTTCTTCGTCCATTTGACCGTGAATGCCTTCTACCACGACGCTGGAATCAAAGGCGCGGAGTTCGTTGACGACGTCGTCTACGCTACGAGAGTTGCCTTCGTCATCGCTGCCGACGCGGCTTACAATCCAGTAGCACAAGTTTCCGCCCTTCGCCTCGCTGCAAATGAATTTCTTCATGTCGCCGCGCTTGTCGGGGCTTACAAGGCGCGTCTTCACGGGCTTTCGGCCTGCAGGCTTTTCTTTAATTGAAATCACTTGCAAGTCGCCGTACAAGGTCATGGCGAGGCTTCGCGGAATCGGGGTGGCGCTCATCACAAGCATATCGGGGTATTCGCCCTTCGAAAGCAAGGCTTCGCGCTGGTTCACGCCAAAGCGGTGCTGTTCGTCGATAATCACGAACCCGAGTTTTGCAAAAGTCACATCTTTCGAAAACAGCGCATGCGTTCCGATGACAGCTTGGCAAAGCCCCATCTGGAGTTCGCCCAGAATCTGGCGCTTCTCGGCGGCGGGGGTCGCCCCAACTAAAAGTTGAATGCGCATTCCTGCGGCCTCGAAGAACGGTTTCATCTGCTTGAAGTGCTGCCTGGCCAAAATGTCGGTCGGCACCATCAATGCGCATTGCTCGCCAGCGCCGCATACGGCCAGCATGGCGAGCAGGGCGACCACCGTCTTGCCACAGCCCACATCGCCTTGCAATAGGGCGTGAAATTGCTTTTTGCCGTTCAGGCCGTCGATAATGCGGTTCAGCGCCGCGTCCTGCCCGCCGGTCAAGTTGAACGGCAAGCGCGACTTGGCGAGCATGACCTGGCCCAAGTCAATTTGCCTTTCGTGCCCGCGAACCTTCTGGTTCTCGCGTCGCTTTACCATGCGCAGGCAGAAGGGGAGCAGTTCCAAAACCTTGAGCTCCCGCTTGGCCTTGCGAATCGAATCGAAGTCGGCGGGCTTGTGCAGAATGCGCAAATCGTCTATGACGGGCTTGTAATGCAGGTAATCGGTGAGTTCCCTAGGGCAAATTCCCGAAAGCGTCAAAGCGGGAAAATGAAACACCACGCTGAACCAGTTACGAAGCGCCCTTTGCGTAATGCGGGCCTTGATCATCGCTTCGGTCATGGAATACACGGGCAGAATCTGGCCGCTGAACTGTTCGTCCTCGTCCATGGGCTGCATGTCGGGATGCGTCATCTGGAATCCGCGGTATTCGCCTACAACGCCTGTGGCGAGCCAGCGGGTTCCCGGCTTCAGTCGCCTGCTTTGGTACTGCGCGCCCTGAAAAAACGTAAGCGTCAATTCTCCGGTGCCGTCGGCCAGGGTCGCGACATAGCGGCTGCCTCGCCCGCGGATAATTCCGCCGCGCAAAATCTTTCCGATTACCACGACGCGGTCGCCGACGTGCAGGTTCCCGATAGCGGTCACCTTGGTCTGGTCCAGGTAGGTACGGGGAATATTGAATAGGAAATCGGCAAGCGAAACGATACCCGCAGACTTGAGAGCCTCGAGGCTCTTTGGACCCATCTTGGGGAGGTTACTTAAGTCCATGGCTTACTTTGCTTCGCTCTGGGCCTTTTCTTTTTGGGCCTGTTCAGCACGTTCGCGCGCCTTCACGCGGGCCGTCTTTCCGACAAGGTTCAGGTTCTTCCAGGTGAAGGGCTTGATCGGGTTGCCGTTTTCGTCAAGCATCTTGATACCCTTGGTATCGATGGCGCGTACGATTTCGTTCAGCTTGTTGACCAATTCGTTCACCTTGTCGACTGTTTCGGAAGAATACAGAATCTTGCTGTAAATGGGGTCCGCTTCGATATTGTTGATCAACTCGTTTGTTTTTGTGGCGCCTTCCGAAATCTGCTTCATGGCGTTTTCGGCAAGGGCGAGTTTTTCGTTAATGGTGCCGGTTACGGTTTCGATAGCGGAGTCGGCTTGGTTCGTCACCACGAGCAGGTTGCGGCTGGCAACGTCGGCCTGCTTGAACAGGTTGTTCAGTGCCGGCTGTAAAGTCTGGAGAGTCTTTTCGGTGTTCGAAAGAGCCACTTCGATATTGCGAATGACGTATTCCACCAAGTCGCTTGCTGAACGGTGCGTCGAGTCGCCATTTGTTACCAGGTACACAATCTGGCGGATCGTTTCGACCTGTTCGTTCACGTTTTCGATATAGCGCAACACTTCGGCAATACCCGGTTCGAAATGCCCCGTGTGAATGTAGCTTTCGGGGAGCACCTTGCCCGTCTTGGACGGAATGATTTCGAGCCTGCGCTGGCCCATGATCGCATGGTTGATGTTGTTGAACTGGGTGCCTTCGCGAATCACGATAGGCTCGTTGAACTTGATTTCAACGCGGGCGCGGTCGCCGAGCCATTGAACTTTGCCAATTGTTCCGACCGTATAGCCGCGGATCATCACCTGGTCTTCGGGCTGCAGGGAACCGAGCTCGTCGAAATCGACCTGAATAATGGATGATTCCTCATGATGGGCATCCCACATGGAATAGGCGATGAGGGCGAACAGCCCAAACAACGCTACCA
This genomic window from Fibrobacter sp. UWB5 contains:
- a CDS encoding ATP-dependent DNA helicase RecG; the protein is MDLSNLPKMGPKSLEALKSAGIVSLADFLFNIPRTYLDQTKVTAIGNLHVGDRVVVIGKILRGGIIRGRGSRYVATLADGTGELTLTFFQGAQYQSRRLKPGTRWLATGVVGEYRGFQMTHPDMQPMDEDEQFSGQILPVYSMTEAMIKARITQRALRNWFSVVFHFPALTLSGICPRELTDYLHYKPVIDDLRILHKPADFDSIRKAKRELKVLELLPFCLRMVKRRENQKVRGHERQIDLGQVMLAKSRLPFNLTGGQDAALNRIIDGLNGKKQFHALLQGDVGCGKTVVALLAMLAVCGAGEQCALMVPTDILARQHFKQMKPFFEAAGMRIQLLVGATPAAEKRQILGELQMGLCQAVIGTHALFSKDVTFAKLGFVIIDEQHRFGVNQREALLSKGEYPDMLVMSATPIPRSLAMTLYGDLQVISIKEKPAGRKPVKTRLVSPDKRGDMKKFICSEAKGGNLCYWIVSRVGSDDEGNSRSVDDVVNELRAFDSSVVVEGIHGQMDEEQRDGILKRFAAGEVHILVATTVIEVGVNVPEANIMAIDQPDRFGLAQLHQLRGRVGRGDQQAWCFLMLPDGEAATNSLERLTQFSHTDDGFEIAELDLQTRGAGNLEGNEQSGSWVFRWFDWIADQELIAQTLQMAETILKDKDSFSEEAREKIQLWYSEKKSANEDGVH
- a CDS encoding MlaD family protein, translated to MKISDRALGYISLVALFGLFALIAYSMWDAHHEESSIIQVDFDELGSLQPEDQVMIRGYTVGTIGKVQWLGDRARVEIKFNEPIVIREGTQFNNINHAIMGQRRLEIIPSKTGKVLPESYIHTGHFEPGIAEVLRYIENVNEQVETIRQIVYLVTNGDSTHRSASDLVEYVIRNIEVALSNTEKTLQTLQPALNNLFKQADVASRNLLVVTNQADSAIETVTGTINEKLALAENAMKQISEGATKTNELINNIEADPIYSKILYSSETVDKVNELVNKLNEIVRAIDTKGIKMLDENGNPIKPFTWKNLNLVGKTARVKARERAEQAQKEKAQSEAK